The DNA region TGGAGACTTCATCATAAAAAATAAGAGCACAAGGCGTACAAGTTATACAAGGCTCTCTACGGACTACTTCAAGCACAAAGGGTGTGGAACACTTGTCTCAACAAAAGAATGTTGAGTCTCAACTTCGTGAAATATTCTCAAGAGAAGGATGTGTACATGAGAAACCATGGAGAAAAAGTACTCATTGTTGGCATATATGTCAACAACTTGATAGTGACAGGATCAAGCATCAAAGGTATTGAGGAGTTAAAAAACAAATGTTGAAGGAGTTTGAGATGAGTAATCTTGGACTACTCTCATACTACCTTGGTGTCGAGGTAGACCAAAAGAAAGATAACATCGAGTTGAAGTATGAAACTTatgcgaagaaggtgttgaaacagTTCTTAATGGAGGATTGCAACCCGAGCAAAAATCCAATGAAAGCAAAGTTACGACTCAgaaaggatgtggaaggaagctTAGTAGATCTGAAGGAGTATAAGTGTATTATCGGGTGTTTCAGGTACATGACACATACCCGACCTGATATCTTTTATGTAGTTGGCATAGTGAGTCGATGCATTAGCAACAtaccactctacaccaacagtaaaacacattttttattatgtgaAGGGAACGACGAGCTATGAGATTTAGTTAAGAAGATGACGAGAAGTTCAAGAACTCGTTGGTTCACTAACAACGACCTAACCGGTGACATAGACGACAAAAAAGCACTAGAtggatggtgttttatctcaatgGGAATCTGATCACATGGCAATCTCAAAAGTAGTGAATTGTTGATTTATCCTCATGTGAGGCGAATTCTATGGCAGTTACTACAACGTCGTGTCAAGGACTTTGGCTGAGAAACTTTTTGAGTTAGGTGCTAGGATGCGAGCCGAGACCGGTAACCCTCTATGTCGACAACTAGTTCGCAATAGCATTAATGAAGAACCTGATGTTTCATGGACGCAGTAAACACATCGACACTTGATTCCACTTCATCCGTGAATGTGTCGAGAACCGATAGATCGTCGTAGAGTTCGTAAATACTAGAGGGCAACATGCAAACATTCTCACCAAGGTACTAGCAAGAGTCAAATTTGCGGAGATGCGAGAGCTGCTCAGCGTGAAGatctcgaaccaaatcaagcttacgTGATGAGATTCTGAgtctaagcattgattgtcagcaaattgaaagttattggtctttattgtcttttatgcaattaaaattatttaattattaatgagtgAGCTTGTATGTATAAGTAGTTTAAGGTTTCtagtttaatttattcttttaaaaggattgtttataaatgttgatatacaacacttaggattcttaaattttttcctttttaacaaaatattatttccttTCTAGTTTTTCCTTAATTTCATTTCTTCATTGTTCTTAGAATATCTAATAATCAGAAACAACAAAGTTTACTAGTAGGTGGTGAGTAGTTATAACATTCATTTACAAAAATACAAGTCAATCAAGACTCCCAACCATCTTTCTACTCAATAAAATAAAGCATTTTAACCAGCACGTTTCCGAGTTAGGTTTAGATGAAATGAAAATTAGATTTCGCGACTCGTTAATCTCTGACAATAATGATAACAAGTCGGACTTCAGGAAACTAGTTTGGGGCTCGCCTTCGTTGCATAATAGGCAAAGACCATTACTCACTACTACCACTATCAGTAGTTCAAGCTCTTTTGGCTCCGTATCCAACCGAAATGCACATTCTCAGTCTCTAGCTTGTTCGACAGCGTCCGTCGGATCATCACGAGGACGTAAAGGACACGTGAGGTCCAAATCATTCCGTTCTTCTCCATGATCTTTTCCTGTGGAAGTTTTGCCACTTCTTCATTATTGTACGATCGATGCCTCAATGAAATAGAGGAAGAATAGAGAGAATgagtaaagaaaaaaaacaatagtTACAAACCAGTCAGACtaatattattagattatatcataaatatattttttaataaatttaaataaaataatgaatcatttgaaaatttatattataaaaaatgtataagattattctatatttaaataataacaatttttttattaatgttatgtATTTTCTAATGGTTGAAGGGGAATGAAGAATAAATAAAGTTACAAAGAGTTTTGtgtagatataaaaaaataataaaagtgtaactctaaagtaataaaaaaatagtaggTCAATAAATAAGAATGACATGgctaaaatcatttttttttcatttagataaatataaacataattacaagatcatgaataaaaaaaatttaggtaatgaataaatttaacaaattatacaATTGTAATCTTTCGATTAATTAACTATTGAGTAATGATAGAGAGAGTGACGGTgtgaaaaaacaatttatcatgtaaaaaaaatagagaaagaaAGTCATATTCAGGACAAAATGATCTCAAACATGATCATGTTTGTGACGGAATGCTCCCAAACATGactttctctctttaattttttatatttataacattctATCTCTAACTTTTTACgtgataaatttt from Impatiens glandulifera chromosome 5, dImpGla2.1, whole genome shotgun sequence includes:
- the LOC124937818 gene encoding uncharacterized mitochondrial protein AtMg00810-like encodes the protein MLKEFEMSNLGLLSYYLGVEVDQKKDNIELKYETYAKKVLKQFLMEDCNPSKNPMKAKLRLRKDVEGSLVDLKEYKCIIGCFSYYNVVSRTLAEKLFELGARMRAETGNPLCRQLVRNSINEEPDVSWTQ